One Streptosporangium sp. NBC_01495 DNA window includes the following coding sequences:
- a CDS encoding CU044_5270 family protein — protein MNDLDLVQDLRSEVRQSDLRTLHGARERLLTAMVPAPPPRRSRPMVPRLLGVGALGLSIVVGVTVLQGLDGTDSREGTVSTPVWAPAASVKSLAERASTAAAKVVDVYPRTDQWLYTKGIGYQARQKGTSKAGKRWTHELWQKGDGKGRARRYSDETTGKNAPLATGTPSGSSDAPRWDVAYLRSLPLDPAALLKRLRKDGENPSDRPDLPEAWMLFRDVQLILQEGAPPPRLRAALYTVVSELEGIGIEEKVKDLAGREGVGIYLDRGDGTRHEVIVDPKSYAYLGGREIFVGGGTQAPHSTHSTNGQYAEDDVIIAWAQVARGIVDHAGDLP, from the coding sequence GAAGTACGGCAGAGTGACCTCCGTACTCTGCATGGCGCGCGGGAGCGACTGCTCACCGCGATGGTCCCCGCGCCGCCTCCCAGGCGGTCCCGGCCCATGGTGCCGCGCCTGCTAGGTGTCGGTGCCCTCGGCCTCTCGATCGTTGTCGGTGTCACGGTCTTGCAGGGTCTCGATGGCACCGATTCGAGAGAGGGAACTGTCAGCACTCCGGTTTGGGCTCCGGCGGCCAGCGTAAAAAGCCTGGCAGAACGGGCCTCTACGGCGGCTGCGAAGGTGGTGGACGTCTACCCGCGTACCGACCAGTGGCTCTACACCAAAGGGATCGGCTACCAAGCCCGGCAGAAGGGCACGTCGAAGGCGGGCAAGAGATGGACTCACGAACTCTGGCAGAAAGGTGACGGCAAGGGGAGGGCAAGACGCTACAGCGATGAGACCACCGGGAAGAACGCCCCCCTCGCCACCGGCACTCCCAGCGGGAGTTCCGACGCCCCCAGGTGGGACGTCGCTTACCTGCGTTCCCTGCCCCTGGACCCGGCCGCCCTGTTGAAACGCTTGAGGAAAGATGGTGAGAACCCCTCCGATCGCCCCGACCTGCCGGAGGCGTGGATGCTTTTCCGTGACGTCCAGCTGATCCTTCAGGAGGGCGCCCCTCCGCCTCGCCTGCGTGCCGCCCTTTACACCGTCGTGTCCGAACTGGAGGGCATCGGGATCGAGGAGAAGGTGAAGGACCTGGCAGGCCGTGAAGGCGTGGGAATCTACCTGGACAGGGGGGACGGGACGCGCCACGAAGTCATCGTCGACCCGAAGAGTTACGCTTACCTCGGGGGACGAGAGATCTTCGTCGGAGGCGGCACGCAGGCTCCTCATTCCACTCATTCCACCAACGGTCAGTACGCCGAAGATGATGTGATCATCGCGTGGGCACAGGTGGCTCGTGGCATCGTCGACCACGCGGGTGATTTGCCGTAG
- a CDS encoding DUF4240 domain-containing protein, whose product MDIDEFWLFLQRSRKVTSNPDERLRWLSLHLAQRPPAKIADFQILLNQVRRRSDTYDMWEAADLIFGNCSTDGFWYFQAWLIGLGHDTFELAVTDPDNLAEVPEVQRLAERPMREWADDGWPEWEALSYVAAGAYEEVTGEEDGVYDAMEERGHTNQSNPEPTGLSWRLRDSEAVAQRLPRLSRVFQRDEL is encoded by the coding sequence ATGGATATCGATGAGTTCTGGCTCTTCCTTCAGCGATCCCGGAAAGTGACCAGCAATCCAGATGAGCGTCTGAGGTGGCTCTCTCTCCACCTTGCACAGCGTCCGCCAGCCAAGATCGCCGACTTTCAGATCCTCCTCAACCAAGTACGGCGGCGATCCGATACCTACGACATGTGGGAAGCCGCCGACCTCATCTTCGGCAACTGCTCCACCGACGGCTTCTGGTACTTCCAGGCGTGGCTGATCGGGCTCGGCCACGACACTTTCGAACTTGCCGTAACCGACCCCGACAACCTGGCCGAGGTTCCGGAGGTACAACGGCTGGCAGAGCGCCCGATGAGAGAGTGGGCCGATGATGGGTGGCCGGAGTGGGAGGCGTTGAGCTACGTGGCCGCCGGCGCATACGAAGAGGTGACCGGTGAAGAGGACGGCGTCTACGACGCCATGGAAGAACGCGGACACACCAACCAGAGCAACCCTGAGCCCACCGGGCTGTCGTGGAGGCTCCGCGACTCCGAAGCGGTGGCACAGAGATTGCCCCGGTTGAGCCGCGTGTTCCAACGAGATGAACTGTGA
- a CDS encoding IS481 family transposase — MDQRALVEYRYRAVREVLAGSPIGEVAARYGTSRQSVNTWRQRFQQEGLPGLADRSRRPRTSPTRLSAEVEALICEMRRRHPRWGAQRIAHELGGCGLERVPGRATVHRVLARNGLVTAQQQEHKRTWRRWQREAPMQLWQLDLVGGVPLADGRECKMVTGIDDHSRFVVIAAVVAVPSGRAVCAAFTAAMRRYGVPFEVLSDNGKQFTGRHIRPQPVEVLFERVCRENGITQRLTKPRSPTTTGKIERFHKTLRQEFLDHVAPFESPAAAQEAIDAWVHTYNHARPHQALNMATPASVFRSHGPTRDDAPSAAPAASAEPRPVPMSSPRLMIEVVEPPVVPSPTAAVEFDVRVPPSGELTLVPGKQRVGVSQGLAGRTLTVRAGLRSIHLLLEGHLVRTVASRLLPEDLAYLAMRGARPAGDEPATAALPRFNGRPVLAAGQAVEVDRKVHRDGHVLIAGIKCQVAFALAGRSVTLRLDGHLMHAIADGALVGTWPCPISADQLTGLAGARAASTQPPPPPLPAGSIRAQRRVHASGRIMIARQSIKLGSRHAGKLVTVVIEDTHFRILHGEEEIAVKPRKDLTPITRLYVRGKDTQPDN, encoded by the coding sequence GTGGATCAGCGGGCGTTGGTGGAGTACCGATACCGGGCAGTGCGGGAGGTATTGGCCGGGTCGCCGATCGGGGAGGTCGCGGCCAGATACGGGACCTCACGCCAATCGGTGAACACCTGGCGGCAGCGCTTTCAGCAGGAAGGCCTGCCTGGGCTGGCTGATCGGTCGCGGCGGCCCCGCACCAGCCCGACTCGGTTGTCGGCCGAGGTCGAGGCGTTGATCTGTGAGATGCGGCGTCGGCATCCGCGGTGGGGTGCCCAGCGGATCGCGCACGAGCTCGGCGGGTGTGGGCTGGAACGGGTGCCGGGCCGGGCGACGGTGCATCGGGTGCTGGCTCGTAACGGGCTCGTCACCGCTCAGCAGCAAGAGCACAAGCGCACCTGGCGGCGCTGGCAGCGTGAGGCACCGATGCAGCTATGGCAACTCGACCTGGTCGGCGGGGTGCCGCTGGCCGATGGCCGGGAATGCAAGATGGTTACCGGCATCGACGACCATTCCCGGTTTGTGGTGATCGCCGCAGTGGTGGCGGTCCCGTCCGGGCGTGCGGTGTGTGCGGCGTTCACCGCGGCGATGCGCCGCTACGGGGTTCCGTTCGAGGTGCTCAGCGATAACGGTAAGCAGTTCACCGGCCGCCACATCCGCCCGCAGCCGGTCGAGGTGCTGTTCGAGCGGGTATGCCGGGAGAACGGCATCACGCAGCGGCTGACCAAACCCCGCTCACCGACCACGACCGGCAAGATCGAGCGCTTCCACAAGACCTTGCGCCAGGAATTTCTCGACCACGTGGCCCCGTTTGAGTCGCCGGCCGCAGCCCAGGAGGCCATCGATGCCTGGGTGCACACCTACAACCACGCCCGCCCGCACCAGGCGCTGAACATGGCCACCCCGGCCAGCGTGTTCCGCTCGCATGGGCCTACCCGCGACGACGCCCCGTCCGCCGCGCCCGCCGCCTCTGCTGAACCCCGCCCGGTGCCGATGTCGTCGCCGCGGCTGATGATCGAGGTGGTCGAGCCGCCCGTTGTGCCTTCACCCACCGCAGCGGTGGAGTTCGATGTCCGCGTCCCGCCCAGCGGGGAGCTCACCCTGGTGCCCGGCAAACAACGCGTCGGGGTGAGCCAGGGCCTGGCCGGTCGAACCCTGACCGTCAGGGCCGGCCTGCGCAGCATTCACCTTTTGCTGGAGGGGCATCTGGTGCGTACCGTCGCCTCCCGGTTGCTGCCCGAGGATCTGGCATATCTGGCCATGCGCGGGGCTCGCCCAGCGGGAGACGAACCCGCTACCGCGGCGCTGCCCCGGTTCAACGGCCGGCCGGTGCTGGCTGCGGGCCAGGCCGTTGAGGTGGATCGCAAGGTCCACCGCGATGGCCATGTCCTGATCGCCGGTATCAAGTGCCAGGTCGCCTTCGCGCTGGCCGGACGCTCGGTCACGCTGCGGCTGGATGGACATCTGATGCACGCCATCGCCGATGGCGCCTTGGTCGGCACCTGGCCCTGCCCGATCAGCGCCGACCAATTGACCGGCCTGGCTGGAGCGCGAGCGGCATCAACGCAGCCGCCGCCGCCTCCGTTACCCGCAGGGTCAATCCGTGCGCAGCGACGCGTCCATGCCAGCGGCCGGATCATGATCGCGAGACAGTCGATCAAGCTTGGGTCGCGTCACGCCGGCAAGCTCGTCACCGTCGTCATCGAAGACACCCACTTCCGGATCCTCCACGGTGAGGAAGAGATCGCCGTCAAGCCACGAAAAGACCTCACACCCATCACCCGGCTCTACGTCCGCGGCAAGGACACCCAGCCGGACAACTGA